A single genomic interval of Helianthus annuus cultivar XRQ/B chromosome 13, HanXRQr2.0-SUNRISE, whole genome shotgun sequence harbors:
- the LOC110899567 gene encoding uncharacterized protein LOC110899567 produces the protein MLETELYSSRIFSHFREDYGDEELSVLPRHTKVIVTGNNRTKSVLVGLQGTVKKAVGLGGWHWLVLKNGVEVKLQRNALSVLEPPTGDEEDGDFEFDNSSCGSDVGEKENIFSAAMEFSKPSKPRVRYTRPWSPSASVKPLNRSGCRENHTNKHSCHSKVNFAKLGSNTLGRYYSTFNLGNIHSNPTKEQLVNAIQKHFASQQVSEVEVIMEFIHAAKRQKSGRTKRDRS, from the exons ATGCTGGAAACTGAGCTCTATTCTTCTAGAATCTTCTCGCACTTCCGTGAAGATTATGGCGATGAAGAGCTTTCTGTTCTTCCAAGGCATACGAAGGTTATCGTTACCGGAAATAACCGAACAAAGTCGGTTTTGGTTGGTCTTCAAGGCACTGTGAAGAAAGCTGTTGGTCTTGGTGGCTGGCATTGGCTG GTTTTGAAGAATGGGGTGGAAGTAAAGCTACAAAGGAATGCATTGAGTGTTCTTGAACCTCCAACAGGCGACGAAGAAGATGGCGATTTCGAATTCGATAATTCTAGCTGTGGCTCAGATGTTGGCGAAAAAGAGAACATATTCT CTGCTGCTATGGAGTTTAGCAAACCGAGCAAGCCCAGGGTTCGGTACACAAGACCGTGGAGCCCATCTGCATCGGTGAAGCCTCTTAATCGTAGTGGTTGCAGAGAAAATCATACCAATAAGCATTCATGTCATTCG AAAGTCAATTTCGCAAAGCTTGGAAGCAACACACTCGGGCGATATTATAGCACCTTCAACCTT GGAAACATTCATTCAAATCCTACAAAGGAACAGCTGGTTAACGCTATCCAAAAGCATTTTGCTTCACAG CAAGTGAGTGAAGTGGAAGTGATAATGGAGTTCATTCATGCTGCAAAGAGACAAAAATCTGGAAGAACAAAGAGGGATCGAAGTTGA